CCAACTGTTCCACGTCAGCGCCTGACGTTGACGTTGCCCGTTCTGAGCAATGCTCGAAAGACCTTTCTGCTTCTGCAAGGCAAGTCAAAAACCGACACCCTGCGTGAGGCGCTGGCTGATACCGATGTGGCAAGGATGCCAATACGCGCCTTTTTAGCTGCCCCCCTCGAACTCTACTGGTGCCCATGAGCACAAGGAGCACCACAATGAATACTGTTTTTCAACATCGCGCTAAGCAAGACGCTGTCCCTAGCATGGACGACAAAATTGAGTTGATAGATGCCCTGTGCGCACGGGCGCGAATTCTGCCGGTCATCACCATTGAGCGTGAAGAGGATATCTTGCCGCTGGCTGATGCATTGGCGGAAGGCGGGCTGGATACGTTAGAAATAACCCTGCGATCTGCGTACGGGCTGACTGCCATTCGTACATTGCGTGAACAGCGCCCGGAATTATGCGTGGGTGCTGGCACGGTGTTGGACGAGCGCATGTTGGCCGAAGCAGAAGCAGCCGGCGCGCAATTTATCGTCACGCCAGGCAGTACCAGTGAGCTTCTTCGAGCTGGCGTGTACAGCCCGCTGCCGCTGCTGCCGGGCGTCAGTTCAGCCTCCGAGATTATGATTGGATATGCCCTTGGCTATCGTCGTTTCAAGCTATTTCCGGCTGAGCTGGCAGGCGGTGTAGCTGCACTGAAAGCGTTGGGTGGCCCCTTCGGTAATGTACGTTTTTGCCCAACAGGTGGCGTCACGCCAGAGAACCTCAAGCAGTACACCGCACAGAACAATGTGATGTGTGTGGGCGGAACCTGGATGATTAACCGCGACTGGATTCGTAACAGTGAGTGGGCGCGAATTCGTACAGCGACTGAAGAGGCTTTGCAGCTGTTCGGGTAACCGTGAGTGGTTTCAGGCTGCTGAGCCTATCGTTTAGCAGCTCAGTTTTTAGACAGGGACAGGTGAATACATGAGCACGAGCCAACTGGATACGCTTTTTCCACGAGCTGAAGATATCCCCGAACAGTATCGGCTGGGAGAGCCCGTCGAGCAGCGTGAATATCTGGTCAATGGCGAGTTGCTACGCTGGGAGGGAGCTCTTGCCACCGTATATAGCCCTGTGTATCTGGCGGATGAGGCGCATGATCAACAGGTGGTGCTGGGCAGTACGCCTCTGCTGGATGCGGATGCTGCGATGGTAGCGCTGGATGCCGCGGTCAAAGCCTACGATCACGGTCAGGGGCTTTGGCCAAACCTGCGTGTGGCAGAGCGTATTCAGCATGTCGAAACCTTTCTGGCAAAGATGCGTGAGCAGCGTGAGACGGTTGTTCGCCTGCTGATGTGGGAGATCGGTAAAAACCTAAAGGACTCTGAAAAAGAGTTCGACCGTACCTGCGATTACATCGTCGACACTATTGAGTCGCTCAAAGAATTGGACCGCAAGTCCAGCCGCTTTGAGCAGGTGCAGGGCACCATCGGCCAGATTCGCCGGGTGCCGCTGGGTGTAGCGCTGTGCATGGGGCCCTATAACTACCCGCTGAACGAAACGTTTACTACGCTGATCCCGGCCTTGATCATGGGTAATACCGTGGTGTTTAAGCCGGCGAAGTTCGGTGTGTTGCTGATTCGTCCGCTGCTTGAGGCTTTCAGGGATAGCTTCCCGCCGGGCGTGATCAATGTGATTTACGGCCGTGGCCGCGAAACTGTCAGCGCACTGATGGCCAGTGGAAAAATTGATGTGTTTGCCTTTATCGGTACACATAAAGGCGCCAGTGATCTTAAGCGCCTACACCCGCGTCCGCACCGTCTCCGCGCTGCGTTGGGACTGGATGCAAAAAACCCTGGCATCGTGTTGCCAGAAGTCGATCTGGATAATGCCGTGAATGAAGCCATTACTGGTGCTTTGTCATTCAATGGGCAGCGCTGTACGGCTTTGAAGATTCTGTTCGTGCATGAAAATGTATTGGGCAGTTTCCTGGACAAGTTCACTGCCAAGCTAGCAACACTCAAACCGGGTATGCCTTGGGATGCTTCCGCAGCGCTAACGCCCTTGCCGGAGCCGGGCAAAGTCGATTACCTCAACGGCCTGCTTGATGATGCGGTCAGTAAAGGCGCGAAGGTGGTCAACCCAGGTGGTGGAGAGAGCCGTCACAGCTTCTTCTATCCGGCGGTGTTAAGCCCTGTGTCGCCTGACATGCGCATTTATCACGAAGAACAATTCGGCCCATTGGTGCCTGTTGTGCCTTATCGTGATGTGCAGGAAGTCATCGACTATGTGCAGGAGTCTGACTATGGCCAGCAACTGAGTATTTTTGGAAATAACTCAGCAGAGGTGGGGCGCCTAGTGGATGCTTTTGTCAATCAGGTCGGTCGTATCAACATCAACGCGCAGTGCCAGCGTGGCCCGGACAGCTATCCGTTCAACGGGCGTAAAAACTCGGCAGAAGGAACGCTATCTGTACACGATGCGCTGAGGGTGTTCTCGATCCGCACTTTGGTAGCAAGTCGCGGCACTGCAGAGAGCAAGGCACTGTTGAACGATATCATCTTGAATCGTGAGTCAGTCTTTATCAGCACTGACTATATTCTCTGATCAAACCCGAGTGATTTGAAAGGCGCGCGTATCGACATTCGGTACGCGCGCTTTTTTATTTCTAGTGCCTGTTCGGACTAACTAAAAGGCATTTTGTTTGGACGATTGTTTTACTTTAAAAGATGCATTTACAGTTCGGCCAAATAATCAATTGTGGTGTGCCCATGGCACCTAGTGTGGCAGGTCAACATCTATCCAGTCGTCATCATCAGCACGGTACAAGTTCCGCGCGCTACTTTGGGCTTTACCCCCGGTGTGAGGTTCATCAGGCTATATACCCAGTCAACACGACGGTTTGCTGGTGCCTTTAGATGATGCGAGTTGGTAACAAAACCGCACTGTCCCACTGAGTCCATTAACTGGAGTAAGGCAATGACACTCGAGGGTTTGTCTACCGCATCGCTCAGTGAAATAAAGTGCGTTTTCTGCAAGCTGGAGCCCGTACCAGCTTGCGCCCGGCGGGGGTTCTTTAGGGCGCGTTTTATAGGTCCGTGGTGGTTGCGAATCAGTGCCGGACCGGGACTTGTACTGGGCGGTTTGCCTGGGTGGCAAGGTAAGCGATTTATTGATGAGTCAACGGCAACCAATGTCCTGAAGAAGGGCGATGAGTTGGTAGACAAGTTACGCATGGGGTGCCAAGAAGGTGTTTCATCTGTCGATGGTCGACGAGGTGTTGCGCTGAACTACGGGGCTGATGCACCGCCTCCATGGCGTTGGATTCGAGATGAGCTTAGGGTGCTTGATGACGACACCTGGTTGGCCATGACGGTAGTGGACTTACCGTTGCTACGCTGTCTGGCGCTGCCATTCGTTTTGCAACGCGAGTGCTGAAACATGAGCTTCGACTATGACGTGATTGTGATCGGCTCAGGATTCGGCGGCAGTGTCAGCGCATTACGCCTTGCTGAGCAGGGACTGCGGGTTGCGGTGATCGAACAAGGACGGCGTGTTACTGAACAGGATATGGCCCGCGCAGGGCAGGACGCTAATGCACTGACTTGGATGCCATCACTCGGTCGCACCGGCTTTCTTGCTCAAGATGTCTATCAGCATATGGGCGTGGTACGTGGCATTGGTGTGGGTGGCGGCAGCTTGGTTTACGCCGCTGTATTACTGGAGCCCGGGGAGCGCTTCTATCAAGACCCAGCCTGGTGCGATTTAAGTGAAGATTGGGCCGCAGAGCTAGCGCCGCACTATGCGACAGCGCGTCGAATGTTGGGCGTTGCCACTAACCCATACCGAGGTATTCAGGATCAGTGGTTGCAGCAAACTGCTGAAAAAAATGGGCGTTGCAAACACGTTCGGCTCAGTACCTCAGGGCATTTATTTTGGAGGTGCCGAAGTTTCAGTCGATCCATTTTTTTCAGGGAAGGGACCTTTGCGCAAAGGCTGCAACCTATGTGGGCAGTGCATTACTGGCTGTTCTCAGGGGGCAAAAAACAGTCTGGATAAAAACTATCTGTATTTGGCTGAGCAGTTGGGCGTAGAAGTTATTGAGCAGTCGCGTGTCAGTCATATCGAACCTCTTGGGGCGGGGTACCGTGTCATACGTAATCACCCTTGGAAGCGACAGGCTCAAGTCGCACTGTCGGCTCGCCGCGTGGTACTCGCCGCAGGTGTGATTGGGACGCTGGAAATCCTGTTTGCCTCACGTGACCATTACCGCACACTGCCAAACATATCACCGGCTCTCGGCTCACATGTGCGTACTAACAGTGAAGCTGTGGTCAGTATTCTTGCGGATGATCGCCGTATCGATGTCACTGAAGGCACTACCATTTCAACTCATTTTCATGCGGACGCGCAGACCCATATCACGCAAAACCGCTTTCCAAGCAGTTACAACTTTATGCGTTTTTATATGGGGCCACTGGTTGATGGCGTTCAGCCGTGGAAGCGTAGATTGAAGGTAGTGGCTGAGCTGCTGATACATCCGCTACGTTCTACACGCTCATGGCGTACCAAAGACTGGCATCGGCGGGCGTCGGTGCTTACGGTTATGCAGCAGGCAGATAATCAACTGAGCTTCGCATATGGTCGCAGCGTTTTGCGCGGGGGGCGACGAGCGCTTAAGTCCAGATTGGCAGCTGGTCAGCGAGCACCATCTTATCTTTCTCAGGCTAACAAGGCGGCGAGAGTTTTTGCCGAAGTCAGTGGCGGTCAGCCACAAAACGTTTTGCTTGAGAGCGTAGGCAACCTCTCAGTAACTGCCCACCTATTAGGTGGTGCTGTGATGGCTGATAGTCCGAGTGAAGGCGTTGTCGATAAATATCACGAGGTATTCGGCTGTCCGGGGTTGTATGTGGTGGATGGCAGTGCGATAGCCGCTAATGTGGGCGTTAATCCGAGTCTTACAATTGCCGCACTGGCAGAGCGTTTTGCCTCGGCGTTTCACATGCCTGAGGACTCAAGGCTAAGTAGTTGAGTCCAATGCATATGGTTTTTATATGGTGCGATAAGTATTTACTGCAATCGTATTGCCCTAACTCCGTGCCTGACTTAGTGCTGTCACCGTTCCTGTGACGTGTTAGCACAAGGATTGACCTGCCTTGAGTGGCTGATAGTGGTTAAGAGCGAATTGTAGATTTGCTTAGATATCAGCTTGATAGGCTGCGTAACGCTATCCAGTTTCTGAGCATTTACTGGCTATTTATAAGGGCAAAAAAACCGATATCAGAACTTTCACAACTCCGTCAATGCTCCTGATTTTTCGAAGGTTACCAGCCGTTTTTAGTGACTGAACAATAAATCATTGGGCGGTTAGCATGTTTCTCATGTGCTGCTTCATTAGCAGCTGACAGGGAGACAGATATGGACGGCAATAAACGTAATTCTGGCAATGATTTGACTCGCCGCACGGTTCTAGCCAGTGGAGTGGCTGCTGTTGCAACCCTAGCGGTAGGCAGCCATTTGTCTCATGCAGCACAGCATTCTCCACGTGAGAAAATTAATGAGCCGGATCAGGCTGCTGTGGACGTCATTATTGTTGGTGCAGGCTCCGCAGGAGCCGTATTGGCGCGACGTTTGAGTGAAAACCCCAAACGCCGTGTGCTGTTGCTTGAAGCAGGGCATAGTTTCAAGCCAGCGGGCTATCCGCGGATTTTGGCCAGTAGCGATATCGTTGGCGCTAATGGCAATCCTGAGTTCGAGTGGGGTTACAAGAGTCTAGCCGGTTACATAGATCATCCCATCGGGGCGCTTCGCGGTAAGGTCATTGGTGGGAGTTCGGCTATCAATGGAGCGGTGGCGATACGTTCGCGTCCGAGTGACTTTAAACGCTGGAATTTGCCGGGCTGGAGTTATGAAGAGGTTCTCCCGTACTTCAAAAAACTCGAAAGTCACAGCGGCGGTCAAAGTGAGCTGCATGGTCACGATGGGCCTCTGCCGGTACATCAGTTGTCTCGCGACGAAGTCACACCCATGCAGCGGGCTTTTATAGATGCCACCGTCACCAGCGGCTACAAGGTTGTAGCTGATTTTGATGGTATCGATGCCAATGGTGTGGCGCCGTATCCGATGAATATAGTCAAAGGCGTTCGCGTTAATACGGGGATAGCCTACCTGACGGATGCAGTCCGGGCACGACCCAATCTGCAAATTCGCCCGGACTCGTTGGTCAATAAAGTCTTGTTCAGCGATCAGCGTGCAGTCGGTGTGCAGATGGCCAATGGCGAGAAGATTCTTGCTAATGAGGTGATTCTGTCGGCGGGTAGCTACGGTAGTGCATCAGTTCTTTTGCGTTCCGGTATTGGACCCAAAAACGATCTTAATAATTTGAACATTCCGCTTGTGGCTGATCTGCCTGTTGGGCAGCGCCTTCAGGACCATCCGTTTTATTACAACGCCTATGCGGCACGACCGGACAAAATCGGCTCTCAGTCTCCGGTAATTGGCGCAAAGCTCTGGACGCACAGCAGCAGCGCAGAGAATGGTGATTTAGACATCCACATTACCGCCACGCATCTGTTCCCCCATGAACAGAGTCCTACAAAGGTGGGATTCGTTTTAGCCGTGGCACTGACTCGTCCACTGTCACGGGGCAAAGTGACTCTGGCTGACAGTGATCCCTATAGCGCACCCAGGATTGACCTGAACTTTTTGGGCGAAGAGAAGGACAGGGAGCGCTTGCTCGAGGGGATCCGTTTAGCACGAAAGATCGGTGCCACTAGACCGCTTGGCGGCTTGATTGATTCCGAGCTGAACCCGGGAAAGGGTACGTCATCAGATGAGGAGCTACTCGCAAGTGCAAGAGCGACGCTTGATACCTATCACCATCCAACCTCAACGGCTCCGATGGCCAGGCCAGGTGACAAACACGCCGTTGTTGATCTCCAGGGCCGAGTTTTGGGTGTGCAAGGTTTGCGCGTGGTGGATGCCTCGATCCTCCCGGATGTGCCGTCAGTGGCCACCAACATTACCGTAATCGCTATTGCGGAAAAAATTGCAGGTCTTTACGCCTGAAGACAGGGAGTTGTCGAGTATGAATCAAGCAATTGCGCTGAACTGGATTGGTGGGGAGTGGGTTGACTCCGGTAATCATCGAGAGTCGATCGATCCTGCGACATACAACATCATCGGTATCTACGCTGAAGGAGGAGTTGCTGAGGCTGAGCGTGGTGTGGCTGCAGCTCGGCGGGCATTTGAGCAATCCCCGTGGAAAGATGATGCGCCCTTGCGCTCAAAGGTGTTGCTGGATCTTGCGGATGCCTTTGAAAGAAACACCCAGGCCCTGATCGATATTCTCACTTTAGAGAATGGAAAGATTAAAGGCGAAGCCGCTTTTGAGGTCACTATGGTGCCGTCAAAGCTTCGCTACTACGCGGCGTTGACACGTACTGAATATGGCAGGGTTGCTGAGCCTAAGCCAGGTAAGATCTCATTGGTGTTGCGTCAGCCTCTGGGCGTTGCAGGCATTATCGTCCCGTGGAATTCCCCAATTGTACTTATGGTCCGCTCGCTGGCGCCTGCTTTGGCTGCTGGTTGCACTGCGGTCGTCAAAATGCCGGGGCAAAGTGCGCAAATCACTAACTTAGTCGCTAGGATCATTTCCGAAGTCGCTTTGTTGCCGATAGGTGTCGTCAACATCTTCAGTGAGTACGGCTCGGCGGGTTCGAAATTTCTAGTGGAATCCCCCGACGTACCGACCATCAGCTTTACCGGAAGTACGGCAACAGGGCGCGCAATTGCTGCGGCTGGTGCCCAGCATCTGAAGCGCTTTGGGCTTGAGTTGGGCGGCAAAACGCCAATGGTTGTTTTTGCTGATGCCGACATTGATGCAGCTGTCCCCTGTCTTGAAAAGGCCCTAACGGTTTTCGCAGGCCAGTTTTGCATGACTGGTTCCCGATTGCTGGTGCAGCGTGAGGTTGCGGATGTCGTTGCAGAACGCCTGACTGCGCGCTTGCGGGCAGTCCGTGTAGGGCCGGCGGCGGATGATGCCAGTGATATGGGGCCGTTGCTAGATAAGCCGAATGTCGAGCGGGTTAACCGGGTGGTTGAAGAAGCTATCGCATCAGGCGCCAAGGTTTTGCTGCGAGGTGGTCCGGTTACTGAAGGGCCTCTGGCCAAAGGCGCTTTCTACAAACCAACGCTGTTGCAAATCACTGATCCGAATCTGTCGATTGTTCAGCGTGAAACATTTGGGCCTGTCTTGACATTGCAAGTGTTCGATACGGAGGCAGAGGCTGTTGAGCTGGCAAATAACAGTGAATATGGCTTGGCAGCCAGTATCTGGACCCGAGATGTTGATCGCTCTCTACGTGTAGCTCGTGCGGTAGACGCAGGCACTGTTTGGATCAATGACTGGGCCGTTGTTTATGACGAAATAGAAGAGGGCGGTTTCAAGCAGTCAGGTCAAGGCCGCCTTAATGGTGTTGCTGCTCTGGATGATTTCATTGAGTACAAGCACATCGCATTGAATCCAGGTCTTCGGCTTAGCTGAAGGCCTGCTTTACCTGTCCAGTGACGGACATACATGGAGCTGTTATGAGTCATATACAAAGCTTGTTGCAACCGTTCAAACTCTCGACTTTTACGGCCAAAAACCGTGTGTTGATGGCTCCGATGACAAGGGCGCGTTCAACTCAGCCAGGGGACATTCCAAATGCACTTACTGCTGAGTACTACTCCCAGCGTGCCAGTGCTGGTTTGATCATTACTGAGGGTGTTCCTGTTGCACCGGGAGCAAAAGGCTATGCCTTTACACCGGGTATATTCACTGACGAGCAGCAGGCCGGCTGGAAGCTGGTTACAGATGCTGTGCATGCCAAGGGTGGTTTGATTGCTGCGCAGCTGTGGCATGTCGGCCGTATTTCTCATCATTCGGTATTGCCAGAAGGTCAGCCTCCTGTTGCACCTTCTCCTATTCGTGCACAGGCCAAAACCTTTGCTTTTGACGAGCAAGGTAATCCTGGCATGGTGGATTGTGATGAGCCCTATTTGCTTAGCGAAAAAGGCATCGCCAGGGTCGTTGAAGAATTTGCTCAGGCTGCTCGCCGTGCAGATGCAGCCGGTTTTGATCTGGTTGAATTGCATGGTGCCAATGGCTATTTGATCGAGCAGTTTCTGTCGGTCAGCACCAACCATCGTACTGATGGGTATGGTGGTTCGATTGCCAATCGCGCCCGTTTTGCCTTGGAAGTGGTAGACGCGGTATCTGAAGTGCTTGGGGCACAGCGTGTGGGTATTCGCCTTTCGCCTTGGTGCCCGCCTTTTGTTAACGATATGGACTTCAGCAGTGAGGCCGGTGAGATCACCTTATACCTGGCTGAGGAACTGAGTAAGCGCAATGTTGCATATATCCACCTTGCCGAATGGCCGGGGGCGAACTACACAACTGAGTTCCGCCAGCAGCTGCGTGACAAGTTCAATGGCACCATCATCGTATGTGGCGGTTATACGCAAGAGACTGCACAGCAAACGATTGATACAGGTTTGATCGACGCGATTGCATTCGGTAAGCATTTTATCTCCAACCCTGATCTGCCAGAGCGCTTTGCGCAAGGTGCCGCTCTGGCTGAGCCAGATCCAAGCAGCTTCTATGGTGGCGCGGATAAGGGCTACACCGACTATCCATTCCTGTCGAAGTAAGACCAGTTCTCCATGGGTAGGCATTCAGTGCTGGTCTTGGCTGTGCTGGCCAGCCTGAGTGCGGTGGCTGCACCATTCGTAAACGCTGCGGATGATGTGCAGCCATCAGTGAGGGGGATCCCCATGACGCAGAACCAGCTCTACGATGCTTTGCTGGATGCCTTGTATGCGACATTTGGTAGGCATCCGGGCTTCCGTGTTGCCCATGCCAAGGGCGTGCTGGTGCAAGGCACTTTTGTAGCCTCACCTGAGGCCAAGCGATTGAGTAGAGCACCCCATTTTCAGGGGGGGGTTGTTCCGGTCGTACTACGCTTTTCAAATTTCAGTGGAATTCCATCAACAGTAGATGGAGACCCGACGGCCAGTCCGCATGGACTGGCTATTCGGTTCACGCTTCCTGATGGGAAGACTACGGATATTGTCAGTCACTCCT
The Pseudomonas mendocina DNA segment above includes these coding regions:
- a CDS encoding NADP-dependent glyceraldehyde-3-phosphate dehydrogenase yields the protein MSTSQLDTLFPRAEDIPEQYRLGEPVEQREYLVNGELLRWEGALATVYSPVYLADEAHDQQVVLGSTPLLDADAAMVALDAAVKAYDHGQGLWPNLRVAERIQHVETFLAKMREQRETVVRLLMWEIGKNLKDSEKEFDRTCDYIVDTIESLKELDRKSSRFEQVQGTIGQIRRVPLGVALCMGPYNYPLNETFTTLIPALIMGNTVVFKPAKFGVLLIRPLLEAFRDSFPPGVINVIYGRGRETVSALMASGKIDVFAFIGTHKGASDLKRLHPRPHRLRAALGLDAKNPGIVLPEVDLDNAVNEAITGALSFNGQRCTALKILFVHENVLGSFLDKFTAKLATLKPGMPWDASAALTPLPEPGKVDYLNGLLDDAVSKGAKVVNPGGGESRHSFFYPAVLSPVSPDMRIYHEEQFGPLVPVVPYRDVQEVIDYVQESDYGQQLSIFGNNSAEVGRLVDAFVNQVGRININAQCQRGPDSYPFNGRKNSAEGTLSVHDALRVFSIRTLVASRGTAESKALLNDIILNRESVFISTDYIL
- a CDS encoding aldehyde dehydrogenase family protein, which gives rise to MNQAIALNWIGGEWVDSGNHRESIDPATYNIIGIYAEGGVAEAERGVAAARRAFEQSPWKDDAPLRSKVLLDLADAFERNTQALIDILTLENGKIKGEAAFEVTMVPSKLRYYAALTRTEYGRVAEPKPGKISLVLRQPLGVAGIIVPWNSPIVLMVRSLAPALAAGCTAVVKMPGQSAQITNLVARIISEVALLPIGVVNIFSEYGSAGSKFLVESPDVPTISFTGSTATGRAIAAAGAQHLKRFGLELGGKTPMVVFADADIDAAVPCLEKALTVFAGQFCMTGSRLLVQREVADVVAERLTARLRAVRVGPAADDASDMGPLLDKPNVERVNRVVEEAIASGAKVLLRGGPVTEGPLAKGAFYKPTLLQITDPNLSIVQRETFGPVLTLQVFDTEAEAVELANNSEYGLAASIWTRDVDRSLRVARAVDAGTVWINDWAVVYDEIEEGGFKQSGQGRLNGVAALDDFIEYKHIALNPGLRLS
- a CDS encoding bifunctional 4-hydroxy-2-oxoglutarate aldolase/2-dehydro-3-deoxy-phosphogluconate aldolase; this encodes MNTVFQHRAKQDAVPSMDDKIELIDALCARARILPVITIEREEDILPLADALAEGGLDTLEITLRSAYGLTAIRTLREQRPELCVGAGTVLDERMLAEAEAAGAQFIVTPGSTSELLRAGVYSPLPLLPGVSSASEIMIGYALGYRRFKLFPAELAGGVAALKALGGPFGNVRFCPTGGVTPENLKQYTAQNNVMCVGGTWMINRDWIRNSEWARIRTATEEALQLFG
- a CDS encoding alkene reductase translates to MSHIQSLLQPFKLSTFTAKNRVLMAPMTRARSTQPGDIPNALTAEYYSQRASAGLIITEGVPVAPGAKGYAFTPGIFTDEQQAGWKLVTDAVHAKGGLIAAQLWHVGRISHHSVLPEGQPPVAPSPIRAQAKTFAFDEQGNPGMVDCDEPYLLSEKGIARVVEEFAQAARRADAAGFDLVELHGANGYLIEQFLSVSTNHRTDGYGGSIANRARFALEVVDAVSEVLGAQRVGIRLSPWCPPFVNDMDFSSEAGEITLYLAEELSKRNVAYIHLAEWPGANYTTEFRQQLRDKFNGTIIVCGGYTQETAQQTIDTGLIDAIAFGKHFISNPDLPERFAQGAALAEPDPSSFYGGADKGYTDYPFLSK
- a CDS encoding GMC oxidoreductase; translated protein: MDGNKRNSGNDLTRRTVLASGVAAVATLAVGSHLSHAAQHSPREKINEPDQAAVDVIIVGAGSAGAVLARRLSENPKRRVLLLEAGHSFKPAGYPRILASSDIVGANGNPEFEWGYKSLAGYIDHPIGALRGKVIGGSSAINGAVAIRSRPSDFKRWNLPGWSYEEVLPYFKKLESHSGGQSELHGHDGPLPVHQLSRDEVTPMQRAFIDATVTSGYKVVADFDGIDANGVAPYPMNIVKGVRVNTGIAYLTDAVRARPNLQIRPDSLVNKVLFSDQRAVGVQMANGEKILANEVILSAGSYGSASVLLRSGIGPKNDLNNLNIPLVADLPVGQRLQDHPFYYNAYAARPDKIGSQSPVIGAKLWTHSSSAENGDLDIHITATHLFPHEQSPTKVGFVLAVALTRPLSRGKVTLADSDPYSAPRIDLNFLGEEKDRERLLEGIRLARKIGATRPLGGLIDSELNPGKGTSSDEELLASARATLDTYHHPTSTAPMARPGDKHAVVDLQGRVLGVQGLRVVDASILPDVPSVATNITVIAIAEKIAGLYA
- a CDS encoding GMC oxidoreductase gives rise to the protein MGVANTFGSVPQGIYFGGAEVSVDPFFSGKGPLRKGCNLCGQCITGCSQGAKNSLDKNYLYLAEQLGVEVIEQSRVSHIEPLGAGYRVIRNHPWKRQAQVALSARRVVLAAGVIGTLEILFASRDHYRTLPNISPALGSHVRTNSEAVVSILADDRRIDVTEGTTISTHFHADAQTHITQNRFPSSYNFMRFYMGPLVDGVQPWKRRLKVVAELLIHPLRSTRSWRTKDWHRRASVLTVMQQADNQLSFAYGRSVLRGGRRALKSRLAAGQRAPSYLSQANKAARVFAEVSGGQPQNVLLESVGNLSVTAHLLGGAVMADSPSEGVVDKYHEVFGCPGLYVVDGSAIAANVGVNPSLTIAALAERFASAFHMPEDSRLSS